In Mesorhizobium sp. 113-3-3, a genomic segment contains:
- a CDS encoding pilus assembly protein TadG-related protein, producing the protein MAFNRFTRIRLVATGIRRSTRANVATIFALSLPIVVGAAGFGVETSYWYYNSLRLQATADAAAYAGALEQISGSDKPTIVAAATQSAATNGLGSGTITVNTPPASGPNTAKKAVEVIVGQNLNRMFTSIFTQGQVPEQARAVALIINASKACVLALDPSASQAALFSGNTSVKIIGCSVMANSIASDAIKLQGSAALQADCLISGGGVSLSNPVTTVCAAPITQALPAADPFADLPAPAASNPCQNANKSTLKPGTYCSGLSLSGTVTLQPGVYVIQSGDFKVNANANVSGDGVTIYLAGGSRVSMNGNATVSLSAPTSGIYSGVLMYGDRTSTGGQSTFNGTADSLLTGALYFPKQQVNYLGNFSGKNGCTQVVADLIQWSGSSNISQDCTSLGMRDIPATQSVALVE; encoded by the coding sequence ATGGCTTTCAATCGCTTCACCCGAATTCGGCTCGTCGCGACCGGTATACGCCGGAGCACAAGGGCGAATGTTGCCACCATCTTCGCCCTCAGCCTACCGATCGTCGTCGGCGCAGCCGGCTTCGGTGTGGAAACCTCCTACTGGTACTACAACAGCCTGAGACTGCAGGCGACGGCCGATGCCGCGGCCTATGCCGGCGCGCTTGAACAGATCTCGGGTTCCGACAAGCCGACGATCGTCGCGGCCGCGACGCAGTCGGCAGCGACGAACGGGCTGGGCTCCGGCACGATCACCGTCAACACGCCGCCGGCGTCCGGGCCGAATACGGCGAAGAAAGCGGTCGAGGTCATCGTCGGCCAGAACCTCAACAGGATGTTCACCTCGATCTTCACCCAAGGCCAGGTGCCCGAGCAGGCGAGGGCGGTGGCTCTAATCATCAACGCTTCGAAGGCCTGCGTGCTCGCGCTCGACCCATCCGCCTCGCAGGCGGCGCTGTTTTCCGGCAACACCAGCGTCAAGATCATTGGCTGCTCGGTCATGGCCAATTCGATCGCATCGGATGCCATCAAGCTCCAGGGCTCGGCGGCCCTCCAGGCCGATTGCCTGATATCGGGGGGCGGTGTTTCTCTCAGCAATCCCGTTACGACCGTCTGCGCGGCCCCGATAACCCAGGCGCTGCCTGCCGCCGATCCATTTGCCGACCTGCCGGCCCCGGCCGCTTCGAACCCGTGCCAGAACGCCAACAAGTCGACGTTGAAGCCCGGCACCTACTGCAGCGGGCTCAGCCTCAGCGGCACCGTCACGCTGCAGCCCGGCGTCTATGTCATCCAGAGTGGCGATTTCAAGGTGAATGCGAACGCCAATGTCTCAGGTGACGGCGTCACGATTTACCTCGCCGGCGGCTCGCGCGTCTCGATGAATGGCAACGCCACCGTGTCCCTGAGCGCGCCGACGTCCGGCATCTATTCCGGCGTGCTGATGTATGGCGACAGAACGAGCACCGGCGGACAGAGCACCTTCAACGGCACGGCGGATTCGCTGCTGACGGGCGCGCTGTATTTCCCCAAGCAGCAGGTCAATTATCTCGGCAATTTCTCCGGCAAGAACGGGTGCACCCAGGTCGTTGCAGATCTGATCCAGTGGTCCGGCAGCTCAAACATCAGCCAGGATTGCACGAGCCTGGGAATGCGCGACATTCCGGCGACGCAGTCCGTCGCGCTGGTCGAGTAG
- a CDS encoding TadE/TadG family type IV pilus assembly protein, which translates to MKRRSKRILGDASGVAAVEFAMVLPFLCAALLGIIDGWSYVTSSLSMRAGVKTAANLIMEGSANDTATQAVAISSWEKRPADGQVTLSRIYMCGTTVVDASTLCSGPKVPSVYVQIQASATWTPPFTFGVFSASSVIGHLEVIRVR; encoded by the coding sequence GTGAAACGTCGATCAAAGCGAATCCTTGGCGACGCTTCAGGTGTTGCCGCGGTCGAGTTCGCGATGGTGCTGCCGTTCCTGTGCGCGGCGCTGCTCGGTATCATCGACGGCTGGTCCTATGTGACGAGCTCGCTGTCGATGCGCGCCGGGGTGAAGACCGCCGCGAACCTGATCATGGAAGGATCGGCCAATGACACGGCGACGCAGGCCGTTGCCATTTCGAGCTGGGAGAAACGGCCGGCGGATGGCCAGGTCACGCTAAGCCGGATCTATATGTGCGGGACGACGGTGGTCGACGCCTCCACTCTATGCAGCGGGCCAAAGGTGCCGTCGGTCTATGTTCAGATCCAGGCATCCGCTACCTGGACGCCGCCCTTCACCTTCGGCGTCTTTTCCGCTTCCAGCGTCATCGGCCATCTGGAGGTGATCCGTGTTCGCTAG
- a CDS encoding TadE/TadG family type IV pilus assembly protein: MFARAGIFRQDRSGGAGLEFALIAPFLIILLFGIFALGWSMHSVSSVRYTLETSSRSLQLQNTLTQADIQSIATQKLQALGLKDVNVTIAIDPVSGGFRMAHLTATYAFVVDFPYLSTFPINYATTVTVPLVGG, from the coding sequence GTGTTCGCTAGGGCAGGCATCTTCAGGCAGGATCGATCGGGCGGGGCCGGGTTGGAGTTCGCGCTGATCGCGCCGTTCCTGATCATATTGCTGTTCGGGATCTTCGCCTTGGGCTGGTCGATGCATTCGGTGTCCAGCGTTCGCTACACGCTTGAGACATCATCGCGCTCGCTGCAGCTTCAGAACACGCTGACCCAGGCGGACATCCAGTCGATCGCCACGCAGAAGTTGCAGGCATTGGGTCTGAAGGATGTGAACGTGACGATCGCCATCGACCCGGTGAGCGGCGGCTTCCGCATGGCGCATCTGACCGCCACCTATGCCTTCGTCGTCGATTTTCCTTACCTCAGCACCTTTCCGATCAACTACGCCACGACCGTTACCGTGCCGCTGGTCGGCGGTTAG
- a CDS encoding DnaJ domain-containing protein has product MFVDYYELLEISPNANSETIERVFRYFAMRYHPDNQDTGNESRFSEILEAHNVLKDPVKRARYDIQHKEHLNLRTELIGDASSNTTIKRDVAIQAKLLSLLYVKRRQDVNNPGIGDTEIERLSGCPREHLEFHLWYLKAKGWIGRIENGTFAITVEGIDRANSEHRRDTTTRLLDHAG; this is encoded by the coding sequence TTGTTCGTTGATTACTACGAACTTCTGGAAATCAGCCCGAACGCCAACTCGGAAACGATAGAACGGGTATTCCGCTATTTTGCCATGCGCTACCATCCTGACAATCAGGACACCGGCAATGAATCGCGCTTCAGCGAAATCCTGGAAGCCCACAATGTTCTCAAGGATCCGGTCAAGCGCGCGCGGTATGACATTCAGCACAAAGAGCATTTGAACCTGCGCACAGAGCTGATCGGGGATGCCAGCAGCAATACAACCATCAAACGTGATGTGGCCATTCAGGCAAAATTGCTCTCGTTGCTCTACGTCAAACGCCGACAGGACGTAAACAATCCCGGCATCGGCGATACAGAGATCGAACGTCTGTCAGGCTGTCCACGAGAGCATCTTGAGTTTCATCTCTGGTATCTGAAGGCCAAGGGCTGGATTGGAAGGATCGAGAACGGAACCTTCGCGATCACCGTGGAAGGCATCGATCGCGCCAATTCCGAACATCGCCGTGACACCACGACAAGACTGCTGGACCATGCGGGCTGA
- a CDS encoding YcbK family protein: MTLKSAGWSLAKGERSAILAALFCVLLASCTSAGDPTMSVGMPGYNASSSDINAAATGKPVATADSTSQTTATQTTVMSEGDTALPEKVAYVPVAKPQAAFPLTTPAGAETIAGQTPQALQQPTQTAQQTDAVAQKIAAADAAVTTPKPAAAPEMNNPVYVTAGEPPQADAPKKRGFLASMFGATPASATPAPLINTRSGEQPAAQAKPAPAAAKPIITLASADSTAKPIQLASTGDDAGHITGSDALPGVRQTALFEIKRKSGLDDESDVDLNEDEGPIGGSYQVASAAGMARLAPNGLLKQNETVDVACLKPSLVRVLKTIEGHYGRKMVVTSGYRDPARNRRANGAKNSLHMYCAAADIQVPGVSKWELANYIRTMPGRGGVGTYCHTESVHVDVGPERDWNWRCRRRSGGGDG, translated from the coding sequence TTGACTTTGAAATCAGCAGGATGGAGCCTCGCAAAGGGAGAACGCAGCGCCATCTTGGCAGCGCTCTTCTGCGTGCTCCTGGCCTCCTGCACATCGGCCGGCGACCCGACAATGTCGGTCGGAATGCCCGGCTACAACGCCTCTTCCTCGGACATCAACGCGGCCGCCACCGGCAAGCCCGTCGCCACCGCCGATTCGACATCGCAGACAACAGCCACACAAACGACCGTGATGAGCGAAGGTGATACGGCGCTGCCCGAAAAAGTCGCCTACGTGCCGGTGGCCAAGCCGCAGGCCGCCTTTCCGCTGACAACGCCGGCCGGCGCTGAAACGATCGCGGGACAAACGCCGCAGGCCTTGCAGCAGCCGACCCAGACGGCGCAGCAGACCGACGCGGTCGCCCAGAAGATCGCCGCCGCCGATGCCGCGGTGACAACGCCAAAGCCGGCCGCGGCGCCGGAGATGAACAATCCGGTCTATGTGACCGCGGGTGAGCCGCCACAAGCCGACGCGCCGAAGAAACGGGGCTTCCTGGCCTCGATGTTCGGCGCCACGCCCGCTTCGGCCACACCGGCTCCGCTGATCAACACGCGATCGGGCGAACAGCCGGCCGCACAGGCCAAGCCCGCGCCTGCGGCGGCAAAGCCGATCATCACTTTGGCCTCGGCCGACTCCACGGCAAAGCCGATACAATTGGCCTCGACCGGCGACGATGCCGGCCACATCACCGGCAGCGATGCCTTGCCCGGCGTGCGCCAGACCGCCCTGTTCGAGATCAAGCGCAAATCCGGCCTCGACGACGAAAGCGACGTCGATCTCAATGAGGACGAGGGTCCGATCGGCGGCAGCTATCAGGTTGCGTCCGCCGCCGGCATGGCCCGTCTCGCGCCCAACGGCCTGCTGAAGCAGAACGAAACCGTCGACGTCGCCTGCCTGAAGCCGTCGCTGGTGCGCGTACTGAAGACGATCGAAGGCCATTACGGCCGCAAGATGGTGGTCACATCAGGTTACCGCGACCCGGCCCGCAACCGCCGCGCCAACGGCGCCAAGAACTCGCTGCACATGTATTGCGCCGCCGCCGACATCCAGGTGCCGGGCGTCTCCAAATGGGAGTTGGCGAACTACATCAGGACCATGCCCGGCCGCGGTGGCGTCGGCACCTATTGCCACACCGAATCGGTCCATGTCGACGTCGGCCCCGAGCGCGACTGGAACTGGCGCTGCCGCCGGCGCAGCGGCGGTGGCGACGGCTAA
- the phaC gene encoding class I poly(R)-hydroxyalkanoic acid synthase yields MSKTPDSGKTEDDEPSTVEQYLVKDPERFALNMARMIEQAGKAASAWAEPRERGEVRDHVAEPVVDMVKTFSKLSEYWLADPQRALEAQTRLFAGYMTVWANAIQRVSPNAEGPDDAVKPERGDKRFQDPEWGRNAFFDFLKQAYLVTSRWASELVEHAEGLDEHTRHKASFYVKQVSNAISPSNFILTNPELFRETVASNGENLVRGMKMLAEDIAAGKGDLKLRQADYSPFEIGRNIATTPGKVVGRSDVAEIIQYDPATDTVLKRPLLICPPWINKFYILDLNPQKSFIRWAIEQGHTVFVISWINPDERHGAKNWEAYIREGLQYGLDTIEKATGERDVNAIGYCVGGTLLAAALALMAREGDDRIKSATLFTTQVDFTHAGDLKVFVDEEQVAAVEKSMNEKGYLDGTKMATAFNMLRSGDLIWPYVVNNYMRGKDPLPFDLLYWNADSTRMAAANHSFYLRNCYLENNLSRGTMELAGHTVSLGDVTIPIYNLASREDHIAPALSVFLGSKYFGGKVDYVMAGSGHIAGVVNPPASNKYQYWTGGTPTGDFGEWVAKATEHPGSWWPHWQSWIEAKDNTRVPARKPGKHMKTLGDAPGSYVKVRV; encoded by the coding sequence ATGTCCAAAACACCCGATTCGGGCAAAACGGAAGATGACGAGCCTTCGACCGTCGAGCAATATCTGGTGAAGGATCCGGAGCGCTTCGCGTTGAACATGGCGCGCATGATCGAGCAGGCCGGCAAGGCGGCGTCCGCCTGGGCCGAGCCGCGCGAGCGCGGCGAAGTGCGCGACCACGTCGCCGAGCCGGTCGTCGACATGGTCAAGACGTTTTCCAAGCTCAGCGAATACTGGCTCGCCGACCCGCAGCGCGCGCTCGAAGCGCAGACGCGGCTGTTCGCCGGCTACATGACCGTGTGGGCGAACGCCATCCAGCGTGTCAGCCCCAACGCCGAAGGTCCTGACGACGCCGTCAAGCCGGAGCGCGGCGACAAGCGTTTCCAGGACCCGGAATGGGGCCGCAACGCCTTCTTCGATTTCCTCAAGCAGGCCTATCTCGTCACCTCGCGCTGGGCGTCCGAACTGGTCGAGCACGCCGAAGGTCTGGACGAGCACACCCGCCACAAGGCGAGCTTCTACGTCAAGCAGGTGTCCAATGCCATCTCGCCATCGAATTTCATCCTGACCAACCCGGAACTGTTCCGCGAGACCGTCGCTTCCAACGGCGAGAACCTGGTGCGCGGCATGAAGATGCTGGCCGAGGACATCGCCGCCGGCAAGGGCGACCTGAAGCTGCGCCAGGCCGATTATTCGCCCTTCGAGATCGGCAGGAACATCGCCACCACACCCGGCAAGGTGGTGGGCCGCAGCGATGTCGCCGAGATCATCCAGTATGATCCGGCGACCGATACGGTGCTGAAACGCCCGCTGCTGATCTGCCCGCCCTGGATCAACAAGTTCTACATACTCGACCTCAACCCGCAGAAATCCTTCATCCGCTGGGCAATCGAGCAAGGCCACACCGTCTTCGTCATCTCCTGGATCAACCCGGACGAGCGCCACGGCGCCAAGAACTGGGAAGCCTATATCAGGGAAGGCCTGCAATACGGCCTCGACACAATCGAGAAGGCCACCGGCGAACGGGACGTCAACGCCATCGGCTACTGCGTCGGCGGAACGCTGCTGGCGGCGGCCCTCGCGCTGATGGCCAGGGAAGGCGACGACCGCATCAAGTCGGCGACCCTTTTCACCACGCAAGTCGACTTCACCCATGCCGGCGACCTGAAAGTCTTCGTCGACGAGGAACAGGTCGCGGCGGTGGAAAAGTCGATGAACGAAAAGGGCTATCTCGACGGCACCAAGATGGCGACCGCCTTCAACATGCTGCGCTCAGGCGACCTGATCTGGCCCTATGTCGTCAACAACTACATGCGTGGCAAGGACCCCCTGCCCTTCGACCTGCTCTACTGGAATGCCGATTCGACCCGCATGGCCGCGGCCAACCATTCCTTCTATCTGCGCAATTGCTATCTCGAGAACAACCTCTCGCGCGGCACGATGGAACTGGCCGGGCATACGGTCTCGCTGGGGGATGTCACCATTCCGATCTACAACCTCGCCTCGCGGGAAGATCACATCGCGCCGGCGCTGTCCGTCTTCCTCGGTTCGAAATATTTCGGCGGCAAGGTCGACTATGTGATGGCGGGCTCCGGCCATATCGCCGGCGTCGTCAATCCGCCCGCATCCAACAAATACCAGTACTGGACCGGCGGCACGCCGACCGGTGATTTCGGCGAGTGGGTGGCCAAGGCAACCGAACATCCGGGATCCTGGTGGCCGCATTGGCAAAGCTGGATCGAGGCCAAGGACAACACCCGCGTGCCTGCCCGCAAACCCGGCAAGCATATGAAAACCTTGGGCGATGCCCCCGGCAGCTACGTGAAGGTGCGTGTGTAA
- a CDS encoding LL-diaminopimelate aminotransferase — MEEFHKVRRLPPYVFEQVNRLKASARSRGADIIDLGMGNPDLPTPKAIVDKLCEVVRDPRTHRYSSSRGIPGLRRAQAAYYQRRFGVKLNPDTQVVATLGSKEGFANMAQAITAPGDVILCPNPTYPIHAFGFIMSGGVIRSLQVEPDDGFIPALERGVRHSIPKPLALILNYPSNPTALVASLDFYKDVVAFAKKNDIIILSDLAYSEIYFDGNPPPSVLQVPGAIDVCVEFTSMSKTFSMPGWRMGFAVGNERLISALTRVKSYLDYGAFTPIQVAAAHALNGDGADIAEVREVYHKRRDVMVDSFGRAGWNIPAPAASMFAWAPIPEPFKHLGSLEFSKLLIEHADVAVAPGVGFGEHGDDFVRLALVENEHRIRQAARNIKRFLSTSAKQPNNVVPLSAHR, encoded by the coding sequence ATGGAAGAGTTTCACAAGGTCCGCCGGCTTCCGCCTTACGTGTTCGAGCAGGTCAACCGGCTCAAGGCCAGCGCCCGTTCGCGCGGCGCCGATATCATCGACCTCGGCATGGGCAATCCGGACCTGCCGACGCCCAAGGCCATCGTCGACAAATTGTGCGAAGTGGTGCGCGATCCGCGCACGCATCGCTATTCCTCCTCGCGCGGCATTCCCGGCCTGCGCCGCGCCCAGGCCGCCTATTATCAGCGCCGCTTCGGCGTGAAGCTCAACCCCGACACGCAAGTGGTGGCCACGCTCGGCTCGAAGGAAGGCTTCGCCAACATGGCGCAGGCGATCACCGCGCCTGGCGACGTCATCCTGTGCCCGAATCCGACCTATCCGATCCACGCCTTCGGCTTCATCATGTCGGGCGGCGTCATCCGTTCGCTGCAGGTCGAGCCCGACGACGGCTTCATCCCGGCGCTGGAACGCGGTGTTCGCCACTCGATCCCGAAGCCGCTGGCGCTGATCCTCAACTATCCGTCGAACCCGACGGCGCTGGTCGCTTCACTCGATTTCTACAAGGACGTCGTGGCGTTCGCGAAGAAGAACGACATCATCATCCTGTCCGACCTTGCCTATTCGGAGATCTATTTCGACGGCAACCCGCCGCCTTCGGTGCTGCAGGTGCCCGGCGCCATCGATGTCTGCGTCGAGTTCACCTCGATGTCGAAGACCTTCTCCATGCCCGGCTGGCGCATGGGGTTCGCGGTGGGCAACGAGCGGCTGATCTCGGCGCTGACCCGGGTGAAGTCCTATCTCGACTACGGCGCCTTCACGCCGATCCAGGTGGCGGCGGCGCATGCGCTGAATGGCGATGGCGCCGATATCGCCGAGGTGCGCGAGGTCTACCACAAGCGCCGCGACGTGATGGTCGATTCGTTCGGGCGCGCCGGCTGGAACATTCCGGCCCCGGCCGCCTCGATGTTCGCCTGGGCGCCGATCCCCGAGCCGTTCAAGCATCTGGGCTCTCTCGAATTCTCCAAGCTGCTCATCGAGCACGCCGATGTGGCGGTGGCGCCCGGTGTCGGCTTCGGCGAACATGGCGACGATTTCGTGCGCCTGGCGCTTGTCGAGAACGAGCACCGGATCCGCCAGGCGGCGCGCAACATCAAGCGCTTCCTGTCGACCAGCGCCAAACAGCCCAACAATGTGGTGCCGCTGTCCGCCCACCGCTAA
- a CDS encoding homoserine dehydrogenase, protein MAEALRVGIAGLGTVGASVARVLRDKAAELTRQCGRDIVVSAVSARDPKRDRGVDVSSAKWFDDPVKMAQSAEIDVFIELIGGDEGPARLSVKAALEAGRHVVTANKALLAKHGVALAEIAEKKGVLLNYEAAVAGGIPVIKTMREAMAGNSVTRVFGILNGTCNYILTRMEAEGISFDACLKDAQRLGYAEADPTFDIEGHDTAHKLSILTSLAFGTKIAANDIYMEGISNITQADIRAAGDLGYRIKLLGVAQRTESGIEQRVHPTMVPTASVIAQVHGVTNAVAIETDILGELLLSGPGAGGNATASAVIGDVADIAKSRPGFQHGPVFGRPAKELRPYKKAQMRSHAGGYFIRLTVHDRIGVFAAIAKRMADNDISLESIVQHAVNGEAEAQQKTVILVTHETTEAAVRKAVDGITKDGHLTDKPQVIRIERAG, encoded by the coding sequence ATGGCTGAAGCTCTGCGTGTTGGAATTGCCGGACTTGGCACGGTCGGTGCATCGGTGGCGCGCGTGCTGCGCGACAAGGCGGCGGAACTGACCCGGCAATGCGGGCGCGACATCGTCGTGTCAGCGGTGTCGGCGCGCGACCCGAAACGCGACCGTGGCGTCGATGTCAGTTCGGCGAAATGGTTCGACGATCCGGTCAAGATGGCGCAGAGCGCCGAGATTGACGTGTTCATCGAACTGATCGGTGGCGACGAGGGGCCGGCGCGCCTGTCGGTGAAGGCGGCGCTCGAAGCCGGCCGCCACGTCGTCACCGCCAACAAGGCGCTGCTCGCCAAGCATGGCGTGGCGCTGGCCGAGATCGCCGAGAAGAAAGGCGTGCTGCTCAACTACGAGGCGGCGGTGGCCGGCGGCATTCCCGTCATCAAGACGATGCGCGAGGCGATGGCCGGCAATTCGGTCACCCGCGTGTTCGGCATTCTCAACGGCACCTGCAACTACATCCTGACCCGCATGGAGGCCGAGGGCATCTCGTTCGACGCTTGCCTGAAGGATGCGCAGCGGCTGGGTTACGCCGAGGCCGACCCGACCTTCGACATCGAGGGCCACGACACCGCGCACAAGCTGTCGATCCTGACCAGTCTTGCCTTCGGCACCAAGATCGCCGCCAACGACATCTATATGGAAGGCATTTCCAACATCACCCAGGCCGACATCCGCGCGGCCGGCGATCTCGGCTACCGGATCAAGCTGCTGGGCGTCGCCCAGCGCACCGAAAGCGGCATCGAGCAGCGCGTGCACCCGACCATGGTGCCGACGGCTTCCGTCATCGCGCAGGTGCATGGCGTCACCAATGCGGTGGCGATCGAGACCGACATCCTTGGCGAATTGTTGCTTTCAGGCCCCGGCGCCGGCGGCAATGCCACAGCCTCGGCCGTCATTGGCGACGTTGCCGATATCGCCAAGAGCCGGCCCGGCTTCCAGCATGGCCCGGTCTTCGGCCGGCCGGCGAAGGAACTCAGGCCCTACAAGAAGGCGCAGATGCGCAGCCATGCCGGCGGCTACTTCATCCGGCTGACCGTGCATGACCGCATCGGCGTCTTCGCCGCGATCGCCAAGCGCATGGCCGACAACGATATTTCGCTGGAATCGATTGTCCAGCACGCGGTCAATGGCGAGGCCGAGGCGCAGCAGAAGACGGTGATCCTGGTAACGCACGAGACCACCGAGGCCGCCGTCCGCAAGGCCGTCGACGGTATCACCAAGGACGGTCACCTGACCGACAAGCCGCAGGTCATCCGCATCGAGCGGGCAGGGTAA
- a CDS encoding Thivi_2564 family membrane protein, producing MASSMLIGILITFLVIILVLYLVQRLPLDAKMRQIVQVIVIIIGIISLLKYLAVF from the coding sequence GTGGCTTCATCCATGCTGATCGGCATTTTGATCACATTTCTCGTCATCATTCTCGTTCTCTATCTGGTGCAGCGCCTGCCGCTCGACGCCAAGATGCGACAGATCGTGCAGGTTATCGTCATCATTATCGGCATCATTTCGCTGCTCAAATACCTCGCGGTTTTCTAG
- the glpX gene encoding class II fructose-bisphosphatase, translating into MNVAQNIVAGLDRILTMELVRVTERAAVAAARLRGRGDEKAADQVAVDAMRQELNRLAIKGTVVIGEGERDEAPMLYIGEEVGTGKGPAVDIALDPLEGTTICAKNLPNALAVIAIAEKGSLLFAPDVYMDKIAIGPGYAEGVIDIDASPAENIASLARAKGVAVSDITTCILDRPRHAKLIDAVRATGAAIRLIGDGDVAGVIHTTDPEETGIDLYLGTGGAPEGVLAAAALRCTGGQMQGRLILDTPEKVARAAKMGISDPKRIYHAEDMARGDVLFAATGVTDGNMLAGVKFGRTYITTHTIVLRSSSRTVREIKARHQDLDKF; encoded by the coding sequence ATGAATGTGGCCCAGAACATCGTCGCCGGCCTTGACCGGATACTCACCATGGAATTGGTGCGCGTCACCGAAAGGGCCGCCGTGGCAGCCGCCAGGCTGCGCGGCCGTGGCGATGAGAAGGCTGCCGACCAGGTCGCTGTCGACGCCATGCGCCAGGAGCTCAACCGCCTTGCCATCAAGGGCACGGTGGTGATCGGCGAGGGCGAACGCGACGAAGCGCCGATGCTCTATATCGGCGAGGAGGTCGGCACCGGCAAAGGTCCGGCCGTCGATATCGCGCTCGATCCGCTCGAAGGCACGACGATCTGCGCCAAGAACCTGCCCAACGCGCTTGCCGTCATCGCCATTGCCGAGAAGGGCAGCCTGCTGTTCGCGCCTGACGTCTATATGGACAAGATCGCTATCGGTCCGGGCTATGCCGAAGGCGTCATCGATATCGACGCCTCGCCGGCCGAGAACATCGCGAGCCTGGCGCGGGCCAAGGGCGTCGCTGTGTCCGACATCACCACCTGCATCCTCGACCGGCCGCGCCACGCCAAGCTGATTGATGCCGTGCGCGCCACGGGAGCCGCGATCCGGTTGATCGGCGACGGCGACGTTGCCGGCGTCATCCACACCACCGATCCGGAGGAAACCGGCATCGATCTCTATCTCGGCACTGGCGGCGCGCCCGAGGGCGTTCTGGCCGCGGCCGCATTGCGCTGCACCGGCGGCCAGATGCAGGGCCGGCTGATCCTTGATACGCCGGAAAAGGTCGCGCGCGCGGCGAAGATGGGGATCTCCGACCCGAAGCGGATCTACCATGCGGAAGACATGGCGCGCGGCGACGTGCTGTTTGCCGCCACCGGCGTCACCGACGGCAACATGCTGGCCGGTGTCAAATTCGGCCGTACCTACATCACCACGCACACCATCGTCTTGCGCTCCTCGTCACGCACCGTGCGGGAGATCAAGGCCCGGCACCAGGATCTGGATAAGTTCTAG
- a CDS encoding DUF6434 domain-containing protein, whose amino-acid sequence MKAFDWHADPISRATPITKSYRNTQNVRRFFTRECGDSFRFDRLFMAWLKDGREKTMGDAADEWIRRQAEKRKA is encoded by the coding sequence ATGAAAGCCTTCGACTGGCACGCGGATCCGATTTCGCGTGCCACGCCCATCACCAAGTCCTATCGCAACACCCAGAATGTCCGCCGCTTCTTCACCCGCGAATGCGGCGATAGCTTCAGGTTCGACCGGCTCTTCATGGCCTGGCTCAAGGACGGCCGGGAAAAGACGATGGGGGACGCCGCCGACGAATGGATCAGGCGCCAGGCTGAAAAGCGGAAAGCGTAG